The segment TTGTCGCGCAGGTCGACCGCGACGCGGCCCGCCTCGGGATCGACGGTTACCTCCGCCTGGATGCGCAGGCCCTCGGCGGGGAGGCCGGGAAAGGGATCGTGCGTGCTGAAGCCCGTCACCACGCCCCTGGGCAGCGCGGCCAGCACCTCGGCCATCCGCGCCTCCGAATAGTCGAACCATTGGTCGGCGAACTGGTCGAGCCGGTCCCAGCCGATCTCGCGGGCCAGTTCGGTCAGCGCCTTCTCGCCGATGCGGACGGCGCCGACGGTGGAGAGATAGTCGCCCCGCCACTGGTGCGGAACGCGGATGCGGGTTTCGCACATGCGGATGATGTCGGCGATGTCGCGCCCGTCGCGCTGCACCTGCACGGCCGGGAAGATCAGCGCGCCCTCATGATAGACGTCGCGCGCGTCGGCCATGTAGGTGGTGGGCTGCGAGTTGCCGATATCGGCCTGGTGCGCCTTGGCGAGCACGGTGAAGCGGTGGACGCCCTGCTCATCCATCACCGGCGCGATGATGCTCAGGTCGGCGGGGTGCGAGCAGCCATGATAGGGCGAATTGTGCAGGAAGGCGTCGCCCGCCCGCATGTCGGGATGGAAGTGCGCGACCGATCGCGCCATCAGGTCCGGCCCCGACAGGACGTGGATGGGCAGGCTGTCGGCGGCGGTCAGCAGCTCGCCGTCGCGGGTCAGCAGGCAGCAGGAGAAGTCGCGCGCGCGGTTCAGCACGCCGGACCGGCCGGTGCGGAGCAGCGTGTTCGACATCTTGCGCACGATGCCGTCGAGCCGGCTGCGCAGGACCGCCATCGCCGCGCCGTTGAAAGGGGTGGTGCCGGACATCATCAAGCCTCGATCAGAAGCGCGCCATCGGACGACCGGCGGAAACGGGCCGGCGGGTCGATGACGACGGTGGTGAAGGGGGATTCGATCAGCGCCGGCCCCGCGAAATCGCGATCCGCGGGGATCGCGTCCCAGCGCAGCACCGGCGTGTCGAGACTGCCGAAGCCGTCGAAATAGACCGGCCGCGCCGCCGCCGCCTGGCCGGCCCCGGCTTCGGCCCGCAGGCGAAAGGCGCCGTCGCCCCGCGCGCGGCAGCGGACCCGCGCGCGCAGGCCGACCAGCTCGACCGCCGAAGCGTCGTCGCGGATGGTGAAGATCTGCTCGTGCATCGCGTCGAAGGCGGCGCGGAAGGCGTCGACGTCGCTGGCCTCGACGAAGCGGCTGCCCGGCAGCGGCACGTCGATGTCCCATGCCTGGCCTTCATAGCGCGCCTCGGCGATATATTCGACGGCGGCGGGGAGCCCGGCGCGGTCGGCGAAGGCGCGGCATTGCTCGCCCAGCCGGTCGAGCGCGGCGTTGACCCGCGCCGCGTCGAACGCCGCGGTGGAGCTGTAGGCGGTGGCCGCGAACTCGGTCGCGATATCCGACATCATCGCGCCGGCCGCGCTCATCGCCGCGCCCGTCTCGGGGATCAGCAGCCGCTTGCAGCCGAGGCGCCGGGCGATGAACACCGAGTTGAGACCGGCGGCCCCGCCGCCGCCGATCAGCACCGCCTCGGCCGGGTCGATGCCCTGGTTGACGGTCAGTTCCTGGATGGCCTGGACCATGTTCTCGGTGGCGAGATCGAGGATGCTCCACGCCGCCGCCTCGATGCCGACGCCCAGCGGGCCGGCGACTCCTTCCGCGATCGCCCGGCACGCCGCCAGCCCGTCCAGCTTCATCTTGCCGCCCAGGAAGAAGTCCGGATCGACATAGCCCAGCGCCACGCAGGCATCGGTCACGGTCGGCCGCGCGCCGCCGCGCGCATAGCAGGCCGGGCCGGGCGTCGATCCGGCGCTCTCGGGGCCGACATGGAGCAGGCCGGCGCTGTCGACGCGCGCGATGCTGCCGCCCCCCGCGCCGACGCTCTTGACGTCGACCGAGGGATAGCCGGCGAGGTGGCCGCGATAGGGCTGGCCGATCCACAGGTCGCGCGTCATCGGGATGCGGCCGTTGCTGACCAGGCTGATGTCGTAGGTGGTGCCGCCGGTATCGGCGACGATGGCGGTGCGCCAGCCGCCCTCGCGCTCGGCATAATGGCTGCCGGCGACCGGCGCCATCGACGGGCCGCTGTTGATCACCCGGATCGGCGCCGCCGCGACCTCGGATGCCTCGACCATGCCGCCGGCGCTGGTCAGCACCATCACCTTGCCCGAGAAGCCGGCGTCGGCCAGCCGTCGCGTCAGCCCGCCCAGGTAGCGCGTCATCAGCGGCTTCAGCGACGCGTCGATCGCGGCGGACGACGCCCGGCGGAATTCGCGCAGCGTCGCGTTCACCGAATGCGACAGCGTATAGGGCATACCGGGCAGATGCAGCTCGATCAGCGCGCCGATCCGCAGCTCGTGCGCCGGGTGCAGGGTCGACCACAGCAGGGCGACCGCGACCGCCTCCACCCCGGCGGCGCGGATCTGGTGGAGCGTGTCGACCAGCGCGGCCTCGTCGAGCGGCGTGACGACCCGGCCGTCGGCCAGCACCCGTTCCCGCGCCTCGAAGGTCAGGGCGCGGGGCACATAAGGCTTGGGATAGGGGATGGTGTGGTTGAACGGCTCGGTGCGGCCGCCTTCCCGGAACAGCAATATGTCGCGATGGCCCGCCGTGACGATCAGCGCCGTCTTCGCGGCATTGCCGGTGATGATGGCGTTGATCGCATGGGTGGTGCCATGGATGAAGCTGTCCGACCGGCCGAGCAGCTCGGCCAGCGAAAGGCCGCGCGCCTCGGCCGCGACGCCCAGCGCGTCGAGCACGCCGGACACGGGGTCGGAGGGGACGGTCGGCGCCTTGTGCAGCGTGATCGACCCGTCGTCGTCCTCGACGACGAGATCGGTGAAAGTGCCGCCGGTATCAGTCGCAAAACGCATGAAGGCTCCTCAGGGTGATCGGGGCAGGCGGCTGCGTCCGCCGGCCCGCGATCACGGCCGACAAAAGGAAAAACGGGTTCGTTCCGGCCCGGCCCGAACCGGATCGGATCAGGTCTAGAAGGCGACCGCGTCGCCGCCCTTGAGGCCGAGGATCGCGCGCGCTTCGGCGGGCGTCGCGACCTCCACCTCGAGGACGTCCAGAATGTCGCGGATCTTGCGAACCTGCTCGGCATTGCTGGTCGCGAGCCGGCCCTTGGCGATGTAGAGGCTGTCCTCCAGCCCGACGCGGACATTGCCGCCGGCGAGCGCGCACTGCGCCAGGAACTTCATCTGCGGCCGGCCGACCGCGAAGCAGGACAGCAGATAATCGTCGCCGAACAGACGGTCGGCGGTCTGCTTCATCAGCATGAAATTCTCGAGGTCGGCGCCGATGCCGCCCAGGATCCCGAAGATGCCCTGGATCAGATAGGGCGGCTTGATCAGCCCCGCGTCGGCGAAATGCTTGACGGTGTAGAGATGGCCGATGTCGTAGCATTCATATTCGAAGCGGGTGCCGTGGCCCTGGCCCAGCTCGACCATGATCCGCTCGATCAGCGCGAAATTATGGTTGGCGGGAAAGCGCTTGCTGCCGAGCATGAGCTCGCGTTCCCAGTCGTGCTTCCAGTCGAACTTGTCGGCGAGGCCGAAGAAGCCGAAATTCATCGACCCCATGTTGAGCGACGTCATCTCCGGGCTGGCGCGCAGCGGGCCGGCGAGGCGATCCTCCTCGGAAAAGCCCGGCGCGCCGCCGGTGGTGATATTGATGACCGCGTCGGTCGCCTGTTTGATGCGCGGCAGGAACTGCATGTAGAGATCGGGATCGGGAGACGGACGCCCGTCGCGGGGATCGCGCGCGTGCAGGTGCAGGATGGCGGCGCCGGCCTCGGCCGCCTCGATCGACTGGCGGGCGATCTCGTCGGGCGTGATCGGCAGGTGCGGCGACATGGAGGGCGTGTGGATCGATCCCGTCACCGCGCAGGTGATGATCGCTTTTCCGGTTTTCTGCATGGGAACTCCTAGTGCGCCGCGATGGCCGCGGCGGCGGTGCGTCCGAAGGGGGTGCGGCTGGCCAGCGCCAGCGCCGCGCCCGACAAGGCCAGGATCGGCACGGCGATGAGCAGCGACTGGCCGAGCCGGTCGGGCCCGCCGAGCGTATCGGTGAGCAGGCCGATCATCGCCGGCCCGCAGCCGATGCCGATCAGGGTCACGGTGGCGAGGAACATCGACGTGACGACGCCGCGCAGGCGATCCGGCGTCAGCATCTGCACCCCCGCCAGGGTCGCCGGCGACGCCAGCGTCAGGAAGAAGTTGAGCAGCCCCGCCGCGACGACCGAGGTCGCCAGATCGCGGCTGGTCGCGAACAGCAGCACGCACGGGATCGCGCCGAGCAGACCGACGACGATCACCGGCGCGGCCGGCGACCGGGCCTGCCGCGACTGGAAGAGATCGGTCAGCATCCCCCCGCTGATATGGCCGAGCGGCGCGGCGAGGAGGACGATGCCGCCCACCACCAGCCCGGCCTGCGGCGGCGTCATCGCGAAGAAGCGCACATAGAAGCTCGGCATCCAGGCGGCGATGGTCTGGACCAGCAGGACGACGATCGTGGCGGCGACGGTGTGCGTCGCATAGGCGGCGCGGTGCTGGCGGAGATAGGAGAAGGTGGCGGCGAAATCGGGCGCCGCGCCGGCGGCCGTTCCCGTCCGGGCGGGCTCGCGCACGCTCAGCATCAGCAACGCCAGCACGAAGCCGGGCGCGGCCATGATCACGAAGGTCGCCTGCCAGGGAAGGAGATGGCCGATGCCGGCCAGCGTCATCCCGCCGGTGGCGGTGACCGCCGCGAGGACGGCGCCGCCGCCGATCAGCGCGGCGCTCTTGCCCAGCGACGCGCCGGTGGTGAACAGCGAGACCGCCCGGCCGAGCTGCCGGCGGGGGAAATAGGCCGCCAGCAGCGACATCGCGGCCGGCACCAGCGCCGCCTCCCCGAAGCCGACGCCGACCCGCGCGAGGAACAGCGAGCCGAAGCTGCCGGCGAGCCCGCAGGCGGCGGTGGCCAGGCTCCACAGCACCATGCCGGCGATGATCAGGTTGCGCCGGTTCATCCGGTCCGCCATCCGGCCGAGCGGCACCGCGACGACGGTGTAGAGGATCACGAAGCCCGTGCCCTGCAACAGCCCGAGCTGCGCGTCGCTGACGCCGAGATCGGCCTTCAGCGGCTCCATCAGCAGGCTCATCAGGAAGCGGTCGATGAAGGACACGAGATGGCCCGTCGCGAGCAGCGCGGCCACATACCAGGCATAGCCCCCGGCGCGGGAAGGTTCCGTCACGGGGCCGGCCGTCGCCATCAGCCGATCGCCGCCGAGATGCCCTCGTCCGCCAGCCAGACGCTGCCATGGACCGGGCGCGCCGCGTCGGAGAGCAGGTAGAGGACGATGCCGGCGATGTCGGCCGCGTCGCTGAATGCGGTGCCGCTCGGCGTGATCTGCCGCATGCCGTCGGCCATCGCCGGGTCGGCGCGGACGTCGGCGTTCATCGGCGTGGCGGTGTTGCCCGGCGCCACCGCGTTGATCGCGATGCCCTGCGGGGCGAGTTCGGCGGCGAGCGCGCGGGTCAGCATCGCGACCGCCGCCTTGCTGGCGCAATAGAGCGCGAAGCCCTTGACCCCGACCACCGCCGCGACCGATGCGAGGTTGACGATCCGCCCGCCACCGCGCTGCCGCAGCGCGGGCACGGTCGCGGAGATCATGTTCCACACGCCCGCGACGTTGATGTCGAGCAGCCGCGCCGCATCGGCCGGCGGGGTGTCGCCGGCCGGCGTCGGAAAGAACACCCCGGCGGCGTTGACCAGCAGGTCCACCCCGCCGAACGCCTCGGCCACCTGCCCGACGAGCCGGGCGACGGCGTCGGCGTCGCGCACGTCGACCGCGAAGGCCCGCGCGACACCGCCCGCCGCGACGATGCCGTTCGCCACGTCGCTCGCCTTGTCGAGGCTGCTGCTGGCGACGACCGCGACCTGCGCGCCTTCGCGCGCCAGCGCCTCCGCCACCACCCGGCCGATGCCCGAGCTGCCGCCGGTGACGATCGCCACCTTGCCCGCGAACCGCCCGCTCATGCGTACACCGCCGCCGACAGCGCCGCGCAGCGATCGCCGAGGCCGCCGCCCTCGCACATCAGCGCGGGGCTGTAGGAGAAGGCGATGCGGTTCTCGGGATCGGCGAAGCCGAGCGCGCCGCCCGCGCCCGGATGGCCGAACGCGCCGGGATTGGAGCCCATGGGGGACATGTTCGCCTCGTTCAGGAAGAAGCCCTGGCCATAGCGGAAGACGCGGTCGGTCATCGCGCACTGCCCGAACCAGCTTTCCTCCCGCATGCGGTCGATGGTCGCCGCGGAGAGCAGGCGCACGCCGTCCAGCGCGCCGCCGCAGGCCAGCGCCGCGAAGATCCGCGCGACGCCGCGCGCATTGCCGTGGCCGTTGGTCGACGGCATCAGCCCGCTGCGCATCCGCGCATCGTTGTAGTGATCGGGGGACTGCGGGCGCATCCGCCAGGCGCGTCCCAGCTTGGTGGTGACGTCGCGCGATTGCACGAAGGTGTGGCTCGCCTCGTTGGGCACGATGTCGGCGACCCGGCCGGGATCGGTCCAGGCGGCGCCATAGCCATAGTCGGCGCCGAGCGGCAGGCAGACCTCCTCGCGCAGGAAGCGGTCGAGCGGCCGGCCGTCGACCCGGCGGACCAGTTCGCCCAGCAGATAGCCCGCCGTGGCGGAATGATAGCCGTGGTCCGTGCCCGGTTCCCAGACCGGCTCCTGCACCTCCAGCGCGCGGATCATCACGTCCCAGTCGAACCCCG is part of the Rhizorhabdus wittichii RW1 genome and harbors:
- a CDS encoding 5-oxoprolinase (ATP-hydrolyzing) (PFAM: Hydantoinase/oxoprolinase; Hydantoinaseoxoprolinase domain protein), whose product is MRFATDTGGTFTDLVVEDDDGSITLHKAPTVPSDPVSGVLDALGVAAEARGLSLAELLGRSDSFIHGTTHAINAIITGNAAKTALIVTAGHRDILLFREGGRTEPFNHTIPYPKPYVPRALTFEARERVLADGRVVTPLDEAALVDTLHQIRAAGVEAVAVALLWSTLHPAHELRIGALIELHLPGMPYTLSHSVNATLREFRRASSAAIDASLKPLMTRYLGGLTRRLADAGFSGKVMVLTSAGGMVEASEVAAAPIRVINSGPSMAPVAGSHYAEREGGWRTAIVADTGGTTYDISLVSNGRIPMTRDLWIGQPYRGHLAGYPSVDVKSVGAGGGSIARVDSAGLLHVGPESAGSTPGPACYARGGARPTVTDACVALGYVDPDFFLGGKMKLDGLAACRAIAEGVAGPLGVGIEAAAWSILDLATENMVQAIQELTVNQGIDPAEAVLIGGGGAAGLNSVFIARRLGCKRLLIPETGAAMSAAGAMMSDIATEFAATAYSSTAAFDAARVNAALDRLGEQCRAFADRAGLPAAVEYIAEARYEGQAWDIDVPLPGSRFVEASDVDAFRAAFDAMHEQIFTIRDDASAVELVGLRARVRCRARGDGAFRLRAEAGAGQAAAARPVYFDGFGSLDTPVLRWDAIPADRDFAGPALIESPFTTVVIDPPARFRRSSDGALLIEA
- a CDS encoding protein of unknown function DUF849 (PFAM: protein of unknown function DUF849), translating into MQKTGKAIITCAVTGSIHTPSMSPHLPITPDEIARQSIEAAEAGAAILHLHARDPRDGRPSPDPDLYMQFLPRIKQATDAVINITTGGAPGFSEEDRLAGPLRASPEMTSLNMGSMNFGFFGLADKFDWKHDWERELMLGSKRFPANHNFALIERIMVELGQGHGTRFEYECYDIGHLYTVKHFADAGLIKPPYLIQGIFGILGGIGADLENFMLMKQTADRLFGDDYLLSCFAVGRPQMKFLAQCALAGGNVRVGLEDSLYIAKGRLATSNAEQVRKIRDILDVLEVEVATPAEARAILGLKGGDAVAF
- a CDS encoding major facilitator superfamily MFS_1 (PFAM: major facilitator superfamily MFS_1), with product MATAGPVTEPSRAGGYAWYVAALLATGHLVSFIDRFLMSLLMEPLKADLGVSDAQLGLLQGTGFVILYTVVAVPLGRMADRMNRRNLIIAGMVLWSLATAACGLAGSFGSLFLARVGVGFGEAALVPAAMSLLAAYFPRRQLGRAVSLFTTGASLGKSAALIGGGAVLAAVTATGGMTLAGIGHLLPWQATFVIMAAPGFVLALLMLSVREPARTGTAAGAAPDFAATFSYLRQHRAAYATHTVAATIVVLLVQTIAAWMPSFYVRFFAMTPPQAGLVVGGIVLLAAPLGHISGGMLTDLFQSRQARSPAAPVIVVGLLGAIPCVLLFATSRDLATSVVAAGLLNFFLTLASPATLAGVQMLTPDRLRGVVTSMFLATVTLIGIGCGPAMIGLLTDTLGGPDRLGQSLLIAVPILALSGAALALASRTPFGRTAAAAIAAH
- a CDS encoding short-chain dehydrogenase/reductase SDR (PFAM: NAD-dependent epimerase/dehydratase; short-chain dehydrogenase/reductase SDR; KR), with the translated sequence MSGRFAGKVAIVTGGSSGIGRVVAEALAREGAQVAVVASSSLDKASDVANGIVAAGGVARAFAVDVRDADAVARLVGQVAEAFGGVDLLVNAAGVFFPTPAGDTPPADAARLLDINVAGVWNMISATVPALRQRGGGRIVNLASVAAVVGVKGFALYCASKAAVAMLTRALAAELAPQGIAINAVAPGNTATPMNADVRADPAMADGMRQITPSGTAFSDAADIAGIVLYLLSDAARPVHGSVWLADEGISAAIG
- a CDS encoding beta-lactamase (PFAM: beta-lactamase), with the protein product MIGGFCDPRFAKVGEAFAANFRERGELGGAVCVYEDGARRVDLWGGWANAGRTRPWREDMIVCMMSVGKGMAALCLWMLVDRGLVDMDAPVARYWPEFAQAGKGAITVRTLVTGKAGLLYADHAPDGAGFDWDVMIRALEVQEPVWEPGTDHGYHSATAGYLLGELVRRVDGRPLDRFLREEVCLPLGADYGYGAAWTDPGRVADIVPNEASHTFVQSRDVTTKLGRAWRMRPQSPDHYNDARMRSGLMPSTNGHGNARGVARIFAALACGGALDGVRLLSAATIDRMREESWFGQCAMTDRVFRYGQGFFLNEANMSPMGSNPGAFGHPGAGGALGFADPENRIAFSYSPALMCEGGGLGDRCAALSAAVYA